One Halomonas zincidurans B6 genomic window, GCCCCAGCTCCTGTTCAACGATCAGGGCCAGGCCGTTGGCCTGCTTGCGGAAGTCGACCGGGGTGCGATACAGGTAAATCTCCGGCAAGTCCCACGAGGGACGCAGATACCGGTTTCGCATCACAACTGCCTCAGAACCGCGCCCAGCAACTCGATGTTGCCAGCGTGCAGGCCGGTCACCGATACGCCGCCAGGCAACGAGACGGTCAGGCCGTCCGTGGCCTCCGATCCGGAGACCGGGGCTACCCGGGCAAATCCCGAAGGTGCGGCATCATCCGGCACCCCATGGGTCAGCTTCTTGCGCCAATAGACAAACCGACAGTAGGTCAGTGACTGTTGCTTGCAGTAGGCCATTCCAGACAGTCCGGATGCCTGCCACTGCGTGATGTGCTGTTGCCAAAGTTGTTCGCGTTCGTGGGTCATGCTGATTCCCTCCTGCGGTTGATGAGGGAATCAGTGTGTTAAATATGGGGATGGGGGTGTAGGTGCTGATTTATTGGCGCTTACCCCCGAACACAGGCTGTCCGGGACTCACGCGCGCCCCAGCTTTCTCGCGCACCCACAAAAAAAAGCCCCCGGGGTGTCCC contains:
- the tnpA gene encoding IS66 family insertion sequence element accessory protein TnpA — translated: MTHEREQLWQQHITQWQASGLSGMAYCKQQSLTYCRFVYWRKKLTHGVPDDAAPSGFARVAPVSGSEATDGLTVSLPGGVSVTGLHAGNIELLGAVLRQL